The Congregibacter litoralis KT71 genome contains a region encoding:
- a CDS encoding host specificity protein: MGIRQLFAVTTVAASLLCAPGLQSAQAAEQTGSSGRALIDLWAMGEPAFGEYVTQSRGGNGDDESAHAGPSYTVQTGLDLAANPLLDFAFLSLEQQYEAEAAQNVAEGIRKGAGDAQQLPLLVRIPPIAVDGEAAARSRVKELLAMGANGVVIPHIMSADEARAAVSFFEGANVWSPDNPEGDIVAMLIVEDPEVFAELEEIADLPGFSALVCGIGSLTSALDGDREAAEKINQQVLAESKRVGKPNLTTVSPESVAQRVEQGFLGLLAYGPESQEAIRRGRLAAGR; encoded by the coding sequence ATGGGTATCCGACAGCTGTTTGCGGTAACAACGGTGGCTGCGTCGCTGTTATGCGCGCCGGGGCTTCAAAGCGCGCAGGCCGCGGAGCAGACGGGGTCATCGGGGCGGGCCCTCATCGATTTATGGGCCATGGGTGAGCCGGCCTTCGGTGAGTACGTGACTCAGTCCCGCGGTGGTAACGGTGATGATGAAAGTGCCCATGCGGGGCCCAGCTACACCGTGCAGACCGGTCTGGACCTTGCGGCAAATCCGCTGCTGGACTTTGCTTTTTTGAGCCTCGAGCAACAGTACGAGGCCGAGGCTGCGCAAAACGTTGCCGAGGGTATCCGCAAAGGCGCAGGGGATGCGCAGCAACTGCCTCTGCTGGTGCGTATTCCGCCCATTGCTGTTGATGGCGAGGCGGCGGCCCGATCCCGGGTGAAAGAACTGCTGGCCATGGGTGCAAATGGCGTCGTTATTCCTCACATCATGAGTGCCGACGAGGCGCGGGCCGCGGTGTCTTTTTTTGAGGGCGCGAATGTATGGTCTCCGGACAATCCTGAGGGTGACATCGTCGCCATGCTCATCGTTGAGGATCCCGAGGTGTTTGCCGAGCTCGAAGAAATCGCCGATCTGCCGGGCTTCAGTGCGCTGGTCTGTGGCATCGGCAGCCTCACCAGTGCCCTTGATGGGGACCGGGAGGCGGCAGAAAAAATCAACCAGCAGGTGCTGGCCGAGAGCAAACGCGTTGGCAAGCCGAACCTGACCACGGTGAGTCCCGAGTCCGTGGCGCAGCGGGTCGAGCAGGGTTTCCTGGGTTTATTGGCCTACGGTCCGGAATCTCAGGAAGCCATCCGACGGGGCAGGCTTGCCGCGGGTCGATAG
- a CDS encoding DUF599 domain-containing protein — MSESFMQNPFDIPEIAALGYFLLMWAGYARYAKYRAKREKGASLSRSLRDHREAWARRLLTREMRMTDASLLASQERVVGFFSSATLLLMAGVLTALTTSDQIAELSSHIPFAEHQSTGQVEAKLALLLVILIYAFFKVTWSLRQYGFAAVVMGGAPDADENISAEQTDAFACNFAKLMDSAGHDNNSGLRAYYFGLSVMCWLFGTVPFLLATTITVLVLYRREVVSNTVEAIRQSLVPLPGSDDES, encoded by the coding sequence TTGTCAGAGAGTTTTATGCAAAACCCCTTTGATATTCCAGAAATCGCAGCCCTCGGGTATTTCCTGCTCATGTGGGCGGGCTATGCGCGCTACGCCAAGTATCGCGCCAAGCGTGAAAAGGGAGCCTCCTTGTCGCGCTCTCTTCGGGATCACCGTGAGGCCTGGGCCCGGCGCTTGCTCACGCGGGAGATGCGCATGACGGATGCGTCTCTCCTCGCCAGCCAGGAGCGTGTGGTGGGGTTTTTCTCCTCGGCGACCCTGCTGCTCATGGCGGGTGTGCTGACGGCACTCACCACCAGTGATCAGATTGCGGAGCTCAGTTCCCACATTCCCTTTGCCGAACATCAGAGCACCGGTCAGGTGGAGGCAAAGCTGGCGCTTCTTCTGGTTATTCTGATCTACGCTTTCTTTAAAGTGACCTGGAGCCTGCGCCAGTACGGCTTTGCCGCCGTGGTCATGGGTGGCGCACCGGATGCTGACGAAAACATCAGCGCTGAACAGACCGATGCCTTCGCCTGTAATTTTGCCAAGTTGATGGACTCCGCGGGCCATGACAACAACTCCGGCCTCCGCGCCTATTACTTTGGGCTGTCGGTGATGTGCTGGCTGTTTGGCACGGTGCCCTTTCTTCTTGCGACCACCATCACGGTGCTTGTTCTATACCGGCGCGAGGTGGTGTCGAACACCGTAGAAGCCATCCGGCAGTCTCTGGTCCCGCTTCCGGGTTCCGATGACGAGAGTTAA
- a CDS encoding MBL fold metallo-hydrolase → MMDERQGSFEDIIGTGNLGRGLMTLCAVLALAACSATDVPTDVADRGESVSVEAAFENIAAPGPIRFEKLESATWSVPLSGLLNLDHPKARAAGIEDREEDISIYTYVLTHPTEGMFLVDAGVSESFRGDENADISWLVSKVMNMDALKLKRSNREILAAHDEQAIAGVFLTHIHLDHVMGFDDLPEGTPVYLGPGDAQYAAATHAATRGTTDRLLAKVDRLQEWTFNDGKVVDVFGDGSLFAFHAPGHTAGLTVYLARTTRGAQLIMGDLTHTRWGWENGVEPGSYSVDGPRSAESLAWIKSLVDTYDPAGDLIAVHPGHQSLEGATPGR, encoded by the coding sequence ATGATGGATGAGCGACAAGGTTCTTTTGAGGACATTATTGGCACCGGCAATCTCGGGCGAGGGCTGATGACGCTATGCGCCGTCCTCGCGCTGGCCGCCTGCTCTGCAACGGATGTACCCACCGATGTCGCTGACCGCGGTGAGAGCGTCAGTGTCGAGGCCGCGTTTGAGAACATCGCGGCGCCGGGGCCTATTCGCTTTGAGAAGCTTGAGTCAGCTACCTGGTCTGTGCCCTTGTCCGGGCTTTTGAATCTCGATCATCCCAAGGCAAGAGCCGCCGGGATAGAAGATCGGGAGGAGGACATCAGCATCTATACCTATGTGCTGACCCACCCCACGGAGGGAATGTTTCTCGTTGATGCCGGCGTGTCAGAGAGCTTTCGGGGCGACGAAAACGCCGATATCAGTTGGCTGGTGTCAAAAGTGATGAATATGGATGCCTTGAAACTTAAGCGTTCTAATCGCGAGATATTGGCTGCCCATGATGAGCAGGCTATCGCGGGGGTTTTCCTCACGCATATCCATCTTGACCATGTTATGGGTTTTGACGATTTGCCCGAGGGAACTCCGGTGTATCTGGGCCCGGGGGATGCGCAGTACGCCGCAGCGACCCATGCAGCGACGCGGGGCACCACGGACCGTCTTTTGGCCAAGGTAGACCGTCTACAGGAATGGACCTTTAATGACGGCAAGGTGGTTGATGTTTTTGGTGATGGCAGCCTGTTTGCCTTCCACGCGCCCGGCCATACGGCGGGGCTCACTGTGTATCTCGCCCGGACGACGAGGGGCGCGCAGTTAATCATGGGGGATCTTACTCATACGCGCTGGGGTTGGGAGAATGGCGTAGAGCCCGGCAGCTACTCGGTGGATGGGCCCCGATCAGCCGAGAGTCTGGCCTGGATCAAGTCCCTGGTCGACACCTACGATCCGGCGGGGGACTTGATCGCCGTGCACCCGGGGCATCAGTCACTGGAGGGCGCTACGCCGGGACGATAG
- a CDS encoding c-type cytochrome — protein MRALTVMVMLAGFGAAHPGTAMEELPGAELLAKGEYLAAVGNCVSCHTKENGPSMAGGLDFETPYGTIYSTNITPDTETGIGGWTLEEFTVAMRQGERPDGSHLYPVFPYTAFTKVSDEDIAAIYAYLQTLDPVSYKPPENDLGFPYNQRWGLKVWKSAFFDEGRFEADPARSEEWNRGAYLVEGLGHCSMCHSPRNAAGGLDGDLLMTGGVYMERVEGKLSAWSAPNLTSADNGLGKWSHDDIADYLKLGFSQRSGVFGPMNNVVVNSTSRMSAEDVSAMTTYLQSLPANSQPAGKPASEDVLRAGSVQYDIHCGTCHLPTGEGSPETGPPVLWSPVVLDVDPSTLINITLYGAQLPHTAPSEEWKSRGWKRMESYANKLSDEQAAALLSYIRSAWGHKAGAVSPEQVARQR, from the coding sequence TTGAGAGCTCTGACTGTGATGGTGATGCTCGCCGGCTTTGGCGCAGCACATCCAGGGACCGCGATGGAGGAGTTGCCCGGGGCTGAGCTACTGGCGAAGGGTGAATACCTTGCCGCCGTAGGCAACTGCGTGAGCTGTCACACAAAGGAGAATGGACCGTCGATGGCGGGGGGGCTGGATTTTGAAACGCCCTACGGCACGATCTATTCCACGAACATCACGCCGGATACGGAAACAGGTATCGGCGGGTGGACCCTCGAGGAATTCACCGTGGCCATGCGCCAGGGCGAGCGTCCGGACGGCAGTCATCTCTATCCGGTGTTTCCCTACACGGCGTTTACCAAGGTCAGTGACGAGGATATCGCCGCGATCTATGCCTATCTCCAGACCCTGGATCCGGTGTCTTACAAGCCGCCGGAGAATGATCTGGGTTTCCCCTACAACCAACGCTGGGGTCTGAAGGTCTGGAAGTCGGCATTCTTTGACGAAGGGCGTTTTGAAGCCGACCCCGCGCGGTCTGAAGAATGGAATCGCGGCGCTTATCTGGTGGAAGGGCTGGGTCATTGCAGCATGTGCCATTCGCCACGTAATGCCGCCGGTGGCCTCGATGGCGATCTTCTCATGACCGGAGGCGTGTACATGGAGCGCGTGGAGGGCAAGCTTTCGGCCTGGTCTGCTCCCAACCTGACATCCGCGGACAATGGTCTGGGTAAGTGGTCCCACGATGACATTGCCGATTATCTGAAGCTGGGCTTCAGTCAACGTTCGGGGGTTTTTGGTCCCATGAACAACGTCGTGGTTAATAGCACCTCGCGCATGTCTGCTGAGGATGTCAGCGCCATGACGACCTACCTGCAAAGTCTGCCCGCAAATTCCCAGCCCGCAGGTAAACCCGCAAGTGAAGACGTGCTAAGGGCCGGATCGGTACAGTACGACATTCATTGTGGCACCTGTCACCTGCCCACGGGCGAGGGATCGCCGGAGACCGGACCCCCGGTGCTGTGGAGTCCTGTGGTGCTCGATGTGGACCCCTCAACCCTTATTAACATCACGCTCTACGGTGCACAGCTTCCTCACACGGCACCCTCGGAGGAGTGGAAGTCCCGGGGATGGAAGCGTATGGAGTCCTACGCCAACAAGCTCAGCGATGAGCAGGCCGCGGCGTTACTCAGCTATATCCGCAGCGCCTGGGGACATAAAGCAGGCGCCGTGTCGCCAGAACAGGTCGCCAGGCAGCGTTAA
- a CDS encoding high-potential iron-sulfur protein → MDRRFSRRTVLLRGLQLPLAGSVLAGLSACDAGGDAGQDAALVCADPGKMTSAQESVRKTLRYTEQSSDSTKTCAGCAFYSGAQGACGSCSIFDGNAVNPAGHCDSWSAAS, encoded by the coding sequence ATGGACAGACGATTTTCACGCCGCACGGTATTGCTACGCGGTCTGCAACTGCCCCTTGCGGGAAGTGTGCTTGCGGGTTTGAGTGCCTGTGATGCAGGCGGTGACGCCGGTCAGGATGCAGCGCTCGTGTGTGCTGATCCCGGCAAGATGACTTCGGCTCAGGAGAGTGTACGCAAGACCCTGCGCTACACCGAACAATCCTCGGACAGCACAAAAACCTGCGCGGGCTGCGCCTTCTACAGTGGGGCGCAGGGCGCCTGCGGAAGCTGCAGTATCTTCGATGGCAACGCGGTGAATCCCGCTGGGCATTGCGATTCCTGGAGTGCCGCCTCTTGA